A single genomic interval of Terriglobus albidus harbors:
- a CDS encoding Rne/Rng family ribonuclease: MSKEIFISSTPHETRLAIVENEALSEIYYERENEYTLAGSIYKGKVTRVLPGMQSAFVDIGLERDAFLYITDFLEETPDSEEFETEGSATPVENGAGSGDQRERGGRRRGRGRRGRDRGERGGEQQGGQEAVPTGETLVLEGGFGEEETIEITGSADQGEVEERPAEDQGEGGSRRWRGRRGRRRGRGRREESQTLSGEPRSEYESDPVEFEPEAHPAEQPEPTAQVAADLEAPFILPGESLSKYRRGEEAAAAAVEEKPVPAAPVISGVAKPATLVEVIDTTGWDGGFALPGESLSRRRSAPQAAAPVVPVAAVVEEVPVVAEQPAEVLGTATDLEFAPAAAEAQEVAQADPVEEAAAVEQKSEEPVTPAEYEPTEGSVSFRVDAGQSEFRQKAEPEFEEEVMVEEAAAEENSAVEHAFTTLQPTGEMISEVETPEVPSSPIEHEAAVQSVTLAEAEHPVTPVEAATVESSVVEALHEGEFEEELIDEDEYEFEPLAMHTADEEYLEDDLEEETLEGAADLGTMLRDMSIDEATQTEEEEGEEEQDEPLIEGEFEETSEDEGSSEEETEEVAAEGEAQPRRERGGRRDRRGRSGRDRDRGRDRGRGGRGPSRASMQTTNLPAISDLLKPGQEILVQIAKEPIAKKGARITSHIALPGRFLVFMPTVNHVGVSRKISSDEERRRLKQVLLSEKAEATGGFIVRTAADGASEQELRSDLRFLINLWNDIKGRSDSSKSPALIYHDLNLVERILRDQVTDNFSHIWVDSETEYERVLRFLQRFEPSLIRRVKLYSKETPLFEQFGISEEINKALRSKVWLKSGGSIVINQTEALVAIDINTGKYVGKTARLEDTIVKTNLDAIPEIVRQIRLRDLGGIIVIDFIDMDERKNRQKVLTALEEELKNDRAPSKVLQFNDFGLVAITRKRVKQSLERTLSTQCSICTGTGMVKSPVTVANEIYIEMRKMYRHIEKGDIMLRVHPEVVKQLKTNNASWLHEMEELTGKTILVKSDPSLHPEQFDIH, encoded by the coding sequence ATGTCGAAGGAAATTTTTATCTCCTCAACGCCGCATGAAACGCGGCTGGCCATCGTGGAAAACGAGGCGCTTTCGGAGATCTACTACGAGCGCGAGAACGAATACACCCTCGCCGGCTCCATCTACAAAGGCAAAGTAACCCGCGTTCTACCCGGTATGCAGTCGGCGTTTGTCGACATCGGACTTGAGCGCGATGCCTTCCTCTACATCACCGATTTTCTGGAAGAGACTCCGGATTCAGAAGAGTTTGAGACAGAAGGCAGTGCTACGCCCGTTGAGAATGGCGCCGGTTCCGGAGACCAGCGGGAGCGTGGCGGCCGCCGCCGTGGCCGTGGCCGCCGTGGGCGGGATCGTGGAGAGCGCGGTGGTGAACAGCAGGGCGGGCAGGAGGCTGTTCCAACGGGCGAGACCCTGGTCCTTGAGGGCGGTTTTGGCGAGGAAGAGACCATTGAGATTACCGGGTCCGCAGACCAGGGAGAGGTCGAGGAGCGTCCCGCCGAGGATCAGGGAGAGGGTGGCAGCCGCCGCTGGCGTGGCCGTCGTGGACGCCGCCGTGGCCGTGGACGCCGCGAAGAGTCGCAGACGCTCAGTGGAGAGCCACGCTCTGAGTACGAGTCCGATCCGGTGGAGTTTGAGCCTGAGGCGCATCCGGCGGAGCAGCCAGAGCCCACAGCTCAGGTAGCCGCCGATCTGGAAGCTCCGTTTATCCTCCCGGGCGAATCGCTCTCGAAGTATCGCCGCGGGGAGGAAGCAGCCGCTGCCGCAGTCGAGGAGAAGCCCGTGCCGGCTGCCCCTGTAATCTCGGGTGTGGCGAAGCCCGCAACGCTGGTGGAGGTGATCGACACTACCGGCTGGGATGGTGGATTTGCGCTTCCTGGCGAGTCGTTGAGCCGCCGCCGTAGTGCCCCGCAGGCCGCTGCTCCCGTTGTACCGGTTGCTGCGGTCGTTGAAGAGGTCCCGGTGGTTGCCGAGCAGCCTGCCGAGGTTCTGGGGACGGCGACGGATCTGGAGTTTGCTCCAGCCGCCGCAGAGGCTCAGGAAGTGGCCCAGGCTGACCCGGTTGAGGAAGCTGCAGCAGTGGAGCAGAAGTCTGAGGAGCCGGTAACGCCAGCGGAGTATGAGCCCACCGAGGGTTCGGTGTCGTTCCGTGTGGATGCCGGCCAGAGCGAGTTTCGCCAGAAGGCGGAGCCGGAGTTTGAAGAAGAGGTGATGGTTGAGGAGGCTGCGGCGGAGGAGAATTCCGCGGTTGAGCATGCCTTTACCACGTTGCAGCCGACCGGCGAGATGATCTCCGAAGTGGAGACGCCGGAGGTTCCATCCTCTCCCATCGAGCATGAGGCTGCCGTGCAGTCGGTGACTCTGGCGGAAGCGGAGCATCCGGTAACACCGGTGGAAGCAGCTACGGTCGAGTCATCTGTCGTCGAGGCACTGCATGAGGGCGAGTTCGAGGAAGAACTGATCGACGAAGACGAGTACGAGTTCGAGCCTCTGGCGATGCATACGGCCGATGAGGAATATCTCGAGGACGACCTGGAAGAGGAGACGCTGGAAGGCGCCGCGGATCTGGGTACGATGCTCCGCGATATGTCCATCGACGAGGCGACACAGACTGAGGAAGAAGAAGGGGAAGAGGAGCAGGATGAGCCTCTGATCGAAGGCGAGTTCGAAGAGACGTCTGAGGATGAGGGTTCCTCGGAAGAAGAGACAGAAGAGGTAGCGGCTGAAGGTGAGGCACAGCCCCGCCGTGAGCGTGGAGGACGGCGCGACCGTCGTGGACGCAGCGGGCGAGACCGCGACCGTGGCCGGGATCGTGGACGTGGCGGACGTGGTCCGAGCCGGGCCTCGATGCAGACCACCAACCTGCCGGCGATCAGCGATCTGCTGAAGCCGGGACAGGAGATCCTGGTGCAGATTGCCAAGGAGCCGATCGCGAAGAAGGGTGCGCGCATCACTTCGCACATCGCCCTTCCCGGCCGCTTCCTGGTCTTCATGCCCACGGTCAACCATGTGGGGGTTTCCCGCAAAATCTCGAGTGACGAGGAGCGCCGCCGCCTCAAGCAGGTACTGCTGAGCGAAAAGGCCGAGGCGACTGGCGGGTTTATCGTGCGTACGGCTGCGGATGGCGCCAGTGAGCAGGAGCTGCGTAGCGATCTCCGCTTCCTCATCAACCTCTGGAACGATATCAAGGGGCGGTCGGATTCCTCGAAGTCGCCAGCGCTGATCTATCACGACCTGAACCTGGTAGAGCGCATTTTGCGTGACCAAGTAACGGATAACTTCTCCCATATCTGGGTTGATAGCGAGACCGAGTATGAGCGTGTGTTGCGCTTCCTGCAGCGCTTCGAGCCTTCGCTGATTCGCCGGGTGAAGCTCTACAGCAAGGAAACACCGCTATTTGAGCAGTTCGGTATCTCGGAGGAGATCAACAAGGCGCTGCGTTCGAAGGTGTGGCTGAAGTCAGGCGGATCGATCGTGATCAACCAGACTGAGGCTCTGGTGGCCATCGATATCAACACCGGCAAGTACGTTGGTAAGACGGCCCGCCTGGAAGACACCATCGTGAAGACGAACCTCGATGCTATTCCGGAGATCGTGCGGCAGATTCGCCTGCGCGATCTTGGCGGCATCATCGTGATCGACTTTATCGACATGGATGAGCGTAAGAACCGGCAGAAGGTGCTGACCGCGCTCGAAGAAGAGCTGAAGAACGATCGTGCTCCTTCGAAGGTGCTACAGTTCAACGATTTTGGCTTGGTGGCAATCACCCGTAAGCGTGTGAAGCAGTCGCTGGAGCGCACTCTGAGCACGCAGTGCTCCATCTGCACCGGCACGGGCATGGTGAAGTCACCGGTCACGGTCGCTAACGAAATCTACATCGAGATGCGCAAAATGTACCGCCATATCGAGAAGGGCGACATCATGTTGCGTGTGCATCCGGAGGTCGTCAAGCAGTTGAAGACCAACAATGCAAGCTGGCTGCATGAGATGGAAGAGCTCACGGGCAAGACCATCCTGGTGAAGAGCGATCCGAGCCTTCATCCGGAGCAGTTCGACATCCACTAA
- a CDS encoding outer membrane beta-barrel protein: MLMSTEFTGRRMARIVGLFALAAGSLVAKAQSASEPKLDLTPTLPSLNEYLHDTTPSASYSSSVVASVEPEMNFSSEMQPPPRRQYGRPRYNDRNHNPDGSNRYTFMVGGGFVSPVGSTSNYQTIGWKIAVGGGVNFNKYFGVLLQYDYDRMNIPSYILRKMISDYSAIGFDATGLDGNTHLWSITLNPIITFMQDESSSAYVTGGGGFYRKVTNFTLPQVGYYCDYFYGCYPVQSNQTFDHYSNNAGGVNIGLGFTHKLSHYSNQKLFAEARYTWVDNQPNNNIYYTPNNYRTSYIPVTFGLRW; the protein is encoded by the coding sequence ATGCTGATGAGCACTGAGTTTACCGGCCGGCGCATGGCGCGGATCGTAGGTTTATTTGCCTTGGCGGCTGGTTCATTGGTTGCGAAGGCGCAAAGTGCGAGCGAACCGAAGCTGGATCTTACTCCGACTCTCCCTTCGCTCAATGAGTACCTGCACGACACGACGCCGTCAGCGTCTTATAGCTCGTCAGTCGTGGCTTCGGTAGAACCGGAGATGAACTTCTCCAGCGAGATGCAGCCGCCACCGCGCCGTCAGTACGGCCGTCCGCGCTATAACGACCGGAATCATAATCCTGATGGATCGAACCGGTACACCTTTATGGTGGGCGGAGGTTTCGTTTCGCCTGTCGGCTCCACAAGCAACTATCAGACGATCGGCTGGAAGATTGCTGTAGGCGGCGGAGTGAACTTCAACAAGTACTTCGGCGTGCTGCTGCAGTACGACTATGACCGGATGAATATCCCGAGCTACATCCTGCGGAAGATGATCTCGGATTATTCGGCGATCGGTTTCGATGCGACCGGCCTCGATGGCAATACACATCTCTGGTCGATTACGCTGAACCCGATTATTACCTTCATGCAGGATGAGTCTTCCAGCGCTTATGTTACGGGCGGCGGTGGTTTCTACCGGAAGGTAACGAACTTTACTCTGCCTCAGGTCGGCTATTACTGCGACTACTTCTACGGTTGCTACCCAGTTCAATCCAACCAGACCTTCGATCACTATTCGAACAATGCTGGTGGCGTGAATATCGGTTTGGGCTTCACGCACAAACTGTCTCACTACAGCAACCAGAAGCTGTTTGCGGAGGCGCGCTATACATGGGTGGACAACCAGCCCAATAACAACATCTATTACACCCCGAACAACTACCGTACGAGCTATATCCCGGTGACGTTCGGCTTGCGTTGGTAG